One segment of Streptomyces sp. TG1A-8 DNA contains the following:
- a CDS encoding amino acid permease, whose translation MSERTSSPRARARGGEAPVVLDDDATLHAMGYPRKLTRRFKAFDNFAISFTIINILSGIFSSFGYGMNAGGPRVLVFGWIGVSVMVLFIGAAMAEVASAYPTSGALYFSAGKLAKRHKGAWSWFTGWLNFVGQIGGTAATGYAAATFIQAFIALQWSSYRPTAHQTVLITFLIIVLQGLANTFTVQLVAVLNRISVWWLIIGLVVIVTTLTVMPDQHQSASFVTHFENNTGFTNGLYGGMLGLLVTSWTFTGFDGSFHMSEETVQATVNAPKGITRAIGYSAITGLILILALVYSINDYDKVAGASAPPVQILIDGLGLGTAKVMLLIVIGSMLFCGLANLTSNTRQIFAFSRDGAMPGSRWWHSVSLRTRTPVKAVWLAVGCSLALVVPGWWSHTAFTAIVSVNVVGLFLAYAVPIFLRLRLGDGFRPGPWHLGRWGRPIGWLAVVWILLSSVLFMLPQASPITVDSFNYAPIALAVVLLVATVWWFATARRRFQGPVSYGRPDEVAAMDLV comes from the coding sequence GTGTCGGAACGGACATCGAGTCCACGGGCGAGAGCCCGCGGGGGAGAAGCCCCGGTCGTGCTCGACGACGACGCGACCCTGCACGCCATGGGTTATCCGCGGAAACTCACCCGGCGCTTCAAGGCGTTCGACAACTTCGCGATATCCTTCACCATCATCAATATCCTCTCGGGTATTTTCTCGTCCTTCGGGTACGGAATGAACGCGGGCGGACCGCGTGTTCTCGTGTTCGGCTGGATCGGTGTCTCGGTGATGGTTCTCTTCATCGGCGCCGCGATGGCGGAGGTCGCGTCCGCCTATCCGACGAGCGGTGCGCTGTATTTCTCCGCCGGTAAGCTCGCCAAGCGGCACAAGGGCGCCTGGTCGTGGTTCACCGGCTGGCTGAACTTCGTCGGGCAGATCGGCGGCACCGCGGCCACCGGCTACGCGGCGGCCACCTTCATCCAGGCGTTCATCGCCCTGCAGTGGTCCTCGTACCGGCCCACAGCGCACCAAACCGTCCTGATCACGTTCCTGATCATCGTGCTGCAGGGGCTCGCCAACACCTTCACCGTCCAGCTCGTCGCCGTGCTGAACCGGATTTCCGTGTGGTGGCTGATCATCGGACTCGTCGTGATCGTGACCACACTCACCGTGATGCCCGACCAGCACCAGTCGGCGTCCTTCGTGACGCATTTCGAGAACAACACCGGCTTCACCAACGGACTTTACGGCGGCATGCTCGGTCTGCTGGTCACCAGCTGGACCTTCACCGGCTTCGACGGCAGCTTCCACATGTCCGAGGAAACGGTCCAGGCGACGGTCAACGCCCCCAAGGGGATCACCCGCGCCATCGGCTATTCCGCGATCACCGGCCTGATCCTGATACTGGCACTCGTCTACAGCATTAACGACTACGACAAGGTGGCCGGTGCGAGTGCGCCCCCCGTCCAGATCCTCATCGACGGTCTCGGACTCGGCACCGCCAAGGTGATGCTGCTCATCGTCATCGGGTCGATGCTCTTCTGCGGCCTGGCCAACCTCACCAGCAACACCCGGCAGATCTTCGCCTTCTCCCGCGACGGCGCCATGCCCGGCTCCCGCTGGTGGCACTCGGTCTCGCTGCGCACCCGGACGCCGGTGAAGGCGGTCTGGCTCGCGGTGGGCTGCTCGCTCGCCCTGGTGGTGCCCGGCTGGTGGTCGCACACGGCGTTCACCGCCATCGTCAGCGTCAACGTGGTCGGGCTCTTCCTCGCCTACGCCGTACCGATCTTCCTGCGCCTGCGGCTCGGTGACGGCTTCCGGCCCGGCCCCTGGCACCTGGGCCGCTGGGGCCGGCCGATCGGCTGGCTCGCGGTGGTCTGGATCCTGCTCAGCAGCGTCCTGTTCATGCTGCCGCAGGCCTCGCCGATCACCGTCGACTCCTTCAACTACGCGCCGATCGCGCTGGCCGTCGTCCTGCTCGTGGCCACGGTGTGGTGGTTCGCCACCGCCCGCCGCCGCTTCCAGGGCCCGGTCAGCTACGGCCGCCCCGACGAGGTCGCCGCGATGGACCTCGTCTGA
- a CDS encoding peptidase C39 family protein, with amino-acid sequence MSRARQPSRRTVLAAAVAAAVAAGTAPAAAVQAPAAGTDAPGRAPARPIDYHAWTTYPDWRSGTAQGTRAVSGPRPAVVIGTPAGRTDYTDPHTGTTATWEYATWTSPVHRLTVPATEVVASWNAHTPEGTWLQVELRGTYTDGTDTPWYVMGRWAAGDQDIKRTSVDGQSDGRSTIWTDTFAIDDAGTGLRLASYRLRLTLHRRPATRLTPVVHRLGAMGSDVPDRFTVPASTPGLAQELAVPRYSQEIHKGQYPQYDNGGEAWCSPTSSQMIIEYWGRRPTPAQLSWVDPAYADPQVDHAARFTYDHQYRGCGNWPFNAAYAATYPDLQSVVTRLASLTDLETLVAAGIPAITSQSFLRTELTGAGYGTSGHLMTVIGFTADGDVIANDPASPSDDEVRRVYVRREFENIWLRTKRYNASGAVASGTGGVCYLYFPAQPDPRQRKALAAVGVR; translated from the coding sequence ATGAGCAGAGCCCGACAGCCCTCCCGCCGAACCGTTCTCGCCGCCGCCGTCGCCGCCGCGGTGGCAGCGGGAACGGCCCCCGCCGCCGCCGTGCAGGCGCCGGCCGCCGGCACCGACGCCCCCGGCCGGGCCCCGGCCCGCCCCATCGACTACCACGCCTGGACGACGTACCCCGACTGGCGCAGCGGCACCGCACAGGGCACCCGCGCCGTCTCCGGCCCCCGCCCCGCCGTCGTGATCGGCACCCCCGCGGGCCGCACCGACTACACCGATCCGCACACCGGCACCACCGCCACCTGGGAGTACGCCACCTGGACCTCCCCGGTGCACCGGCTCACCGTGCCCGCCACCGAGGTCGTCGCCTCCTGGAACGCGCACACCCCCGAGGGCACCTGGCTCCAGGTCGAGCTGCGCGGCACGTACACCGACGGCACCGACACCCCGTGGTACGTGATGGGCCGCTGGGCGGCCGGCGACCAGGACATCAAGCGGACCTCGGTCGACGGCCAGAGCGACGGCAGGAGCACCATCTGGACCGACACCTTCGCCATCGACGACGCGGGCACCGGCCTGCGCCTGGCCTCCTACCGGCTGCGCCTCACCCTCCACCGCCGCCCGGCCACCCGCCTCACCCCGGTCGTCCACCGGCTCGGCGCCATGGGCTCCGACGTCCCCGACCGCTTCACCGTCCCGGCCTCCACGCCCGGCCTGGCCCAGGAACTCGCCGTCCCGCGCTACTCGCAGGAGATCCACAAGGGCCAGTACCCGCAGTACGACAACGGCGGCGAGGCCTGGTGCAGCCCCACCTCCTCGCAGATGATCATCGAGTACTGGGGCCGCCGCCCCACCCCGGCCCAGCTGTCCTGGGTGGACCCCGCCTACGCCGACCCGCAGGTGGACCACGCGGCCCGCTTCACCTACGACCACCAATACCGGGGCTGCGGCAACTGGCCGTTCAACGCCGCCTACGCGGCCACGTACCCGGACCTGCAGAGTGTGGTCACCCGGCTCGCCTCGCTCACCGACCTGGAGACCCTCGTCGCGGCCGGCATCCCGGCCATAACGTCCCAGTCGTTCCTGAGGACCGAACTGACCGGCGCCGGGTACGGCACCTCCGGCCACCTGATGACCGTGATCGGCTTCACGGCGGACGGCGACGTCATCGCCAACGACCCGGCCTCGCCCAGCGACGACGAGGTGCGCCGCGTGTACGTGCGGCGCGAGTTCGAGAACATCTGGCTGCGCACCAAGCGGTACAACGCCTCCGGCGCCGTGGCCTCCGGTACGGGCGGCGTCTGCTACCTGTACTTCCCGGCGCAGCCGGACCCGCGCCAGCGCAAGGCACTGGCCGCGGTGGGCGTGCGCTGA
- a CDS encoding SCO1431 family membrane protein, whose translation MTAHPATATRVRTGGPQEEGPRILEHVTGWLLVVVIAMFVTQLGLL comes from the coding sequence ATGACCGCACACCCGGCCACCGCCACCCGCGTCCGCACCGGCGGCCCCCAGGAAGAGGGCCCCCGGATCCTCGAACACGTCACGGGCTGGCTGCTCGTCGTGGTGATCGCGATGTTCGTGACCCAGCTCGGCCTGCTCTGA
- a CDS encoding acyl-CoA dehydrogenase family protein: MSDRDPQPVERQLPTEEARDLLALVRDIAQREIAPKAAEEEDAGRFPREVFTLLSRSGLLGLPYDSEHGGGDQPYEVYLQVLEELAAARLTVGLGVSVHTLASYALAAHGTKEQQVEHLPAVLGGGLLGAYCLSEPSSGSDAASLRTKAVRDGDDWVITGTKAWTTHGGVADFYTVMARTGEDGPRGITAFLVPGDAEGLSGAAPERKMGLKGSPTAQVHFDGVRVPDGRRIGEEGQGFAIALSALDSGRLGIAACAIGVAQAALDEAVAYATRRRQFGRPVADFQGLRFMIADMATQIEAGRALYLAAARLRDAGRPFAKQAAMAKLHCTDAAMRVTTDAVQILGGYGYTADFPAERYMREAKVLQIVEGTNQIQRMVIARHVAGPEGR; this comes from the coding sequence ATGTCCGACCGCGACCCGCAGCCGGTGGAGCGTCAGCTGCCCACGGAAGAGGCGAGGGACCTCCTCGCACTCGTCCGGGACATCGCACAGCGCGAGATCGCGCCGAAGGCGGCCGAGGAGGAGGACGCCGGGCGCTTCCCGCGCGAGGTGTTCACCCTGCTCTCACGGTCCGGCCTGCTGGGCCTGCCGTACGACTCCGAGCACGGCGGCGGCGACCAGCCCTACGAGGTCTACCTCCAGGTCCTGGAGGAGCTGGCCGCGGCCCGCCTCACCGTCGGCCTGGGCGTCAGCGTGCACACGCTCGCCTCCTACGCGCTCGCCGCCCACGGCACCAAGGAGCAGCAGGTCGAGCACCTGCCCGCCGTGCTCGGCGGCGGCCTGCTGGGGGCCTACTGCCTGTCCGAGCCCTCCTCCGGCTCGGACGCGGCCTCCCTGCGCACCAAGGCCGTCCGCGACGGCGACGACTGGGTCATCACCGGGACCAAGGCCTGGACCACGCACGGCGGCGTCGCCGACTTCTACACCGTGATGGCCCGCACCGGCGAGGACGGGCCGCGCGGCATCACCGCCTTCCTCGTGCCCGGCGACGCCGAGGGCCTCAGCGGCGCGGCGCCGGAGAGGAAGATGGGCCTGAAGGGCAGCCCGACCGCCCAGGTGCACTTCGACGGCGTCCGGGTCCCCGACGGCCGGCGCATCGGCGAGGAGGGCCAGGGCTTCGCCATCGCCCTGTCGGCCCTGGACTCCGGGCGGCTCGGCATCGCGGCCTGCGCGATCGGCGTGGCCCAGGCGGCACTGGACGAGGCGGTCGCCTACGCCACCCGGCGCCGGCAGTTCGGCCGGCCCGTCGCCGACTTCCAGGGCCTGCGCTTCATGATCGCCGACATGGCGACCCAGATCGAGGCCGGCCGGGCGCTCTACCTGGCGGCGGCGCGGCTGCGCGACGCGGGCAGGCCGTTCGCCAAGCAGGCCGCCATGGCCAAGCTGCACTGCACCGACGCGGCCATGAGGGTCACCACGGACGCCGTGCAGATTCTCGGCGGCTACGGCTACACCGCCGACTTCCCGGCCGAGCGCTACATGCGCGAGGCCAAGGTGCTGCAGATCGTCGAGGGCACGAACCAGATCCAGCGGATGGTCATAGCCCGTCACGTGGCGGGGCCGGAGGGCCGCTGA
- a CDS encoding Lrp/AsnC family transcriptional regulator: MEELDRQIVQLLVKDGRMSYTDLGKATGLSTSAVHQRVRRLEQRGVIRGYAAVVDPEAVGLPLTAFISVKPFDPSAPDDIADRLADVPEIEACHSVAGDENYILKVRVATPHELEELLARLRSLAGVSTRTTVVLSTPYEARPPKI, from the coding sequence ATGGAGGAGCTGGACCGTCAAATCGTGCAGCTGCTCGTCAAGGACGGGCGGATGAGCTACACAGACCTGGGCAAGGCCACGGGCCTGTCCACGTCGGCCGTGCACCAGCGGGTGCGCCGGCTCGAACAGCGTGGCGTCATCCGCGGGTACGCCGCGGTCGTCGACCCCGAGGCCGTGGGACTGCCGCTGACCGCGTTCATCTCGGTGAAGCCGTTCGACCCCAGCGCCCCCGACGACATCGCCGACCGCCTCGCCGACGTCCCCGAGATCGAGGCCTGCCACAGCGTCGCCGGCGACGAGAACTACATCCTCAAGGTGCGCGTGGCCACCCCGCACGAGCTGGAGGAACTGCTCGCCCGGCTGCGCTCCCTGGCCGGGGTCTCCACCCGCACCACGGTCGTGCTGTCGACCCCGTACGAGGCGCGCCCCCCGAAGATCTGA
- a CDS encoding amidohydrolase, whose protein sequence is MSEQSAAPQTVLLRRGEVHSPADPFATAMVVERGQVAWVGSEGAADAFADGVDEVIDLDGALVTPAFTDAHVHTTATGLALSGLDLSGAPSLEAALALVRDFAAARPDDRVLLGHGWDAARWPGGRPPTRPELDAATGGRPLYLSRIDVHSAVVTTALLDLVPGQPARADAPLTGDDHHRAREAAFAAVTPAQRAEAQRTALAHAASLGIGTVHECGGPQISSEDDFTGLLALAAGLPGPRVVGYWAEQSVDRARELGALGAAGDLFVDGALGSHTACLHLPYADAGHTGTAYLDAVAVAAHVVACTEAGLQAGFHAIGDAAVSAVVEGVRAAAEKAGLARIRAARHRVEHAEMLTPETVAAFAELGLIASVQPAFDALWGGADGMYAQRLGAERARGLNPFAALLRAGVPLAFGSDSPVTPLDPWGTVRAAAFHRTPEHRVSVRAAFTAHTRGGWRAVGRDDAGVLVPGAPADYAVWRTDELVVQAPDDRVARWSTDPRSGTPGLPDLTPGRDLPVCLRTVVGGRTVFARPGE, encoded by the coding sequence ATGAGTGAGCAGTCCGCCGCCCCCCAGACCGTCCTGCTGCGCCGCGGCGAGGTCCACAGTCCCGCCGACCCCTTCGCCACGGCGATGGTGGTGGAGCGCGGCCAGGTCGCCTGGGTCGGCTCCGAGGGCGCCGCCGACGCCTTCGCCGACGGGGTGGACGAGGTGATCGACCTCGACGGCGCCCTGGTCACCCCGGCCTTCACCGACGCCCACGTGCACACCACCGCCACCGGCCTCGCCCTGAGCGGCCTCGACCTGTCCGGCGCCCCCTCCCTGGAGGCGGCCCTGGCCCTCGTCCGCGACTTCGCCGCCGCCCGCCCGGACGACCGCGTCCTGCTGGGCCACGGCTGGGACGCCGCCCGCTGGCCCGGCGGACGCCCCCCGACGCGCCCGGAACTCGACGCGGCCACCGGCGGACGCCCGCTGTACCTGTCCCGCATCGACGTCCACTCGGCGGTCGTCACCACCGCCCTGCTCGACCTGGTGCCCGGGCAGCCGGCCCGCGCGGACGCGCCGCTCACCGGTGACGACCACCACCGTGCGCGGGAGGCGGCGTTCGCCGCCGTCACCCCCGCCCAGCGTGCCGAGGCCCAGCGCACCGCCCTCGCCCACGCCGCCTCCCTCGGCATCGGCACCGTCCACGAGTGCGGCGGCCCGCAGATCTCCTCCGAGGACGACTTCACCGGCCTGCTGGCGCTGGCCGCCGGGCTGCCCGGTCCCCGTGTGGTCGGCTACTGGGCCGAGCAGAGCGTCGACCGGGCGCGGGAGCTGGGCGCCCTGGGCGCCGCCGGTGACCTCTTCGTGGACGGCGCCCTCGGCTCGCACACCGCCTGCCTGCACCTGCCGTACGCCGACGCCGGCCACACCGGCACCGCCTACCTGGACGCCGTCGCCGTCGCCGCCCACGTCGTCGCCTGCACCGAGGCCGGCCTCCAGGCGGGCTTCCACGCCATCGGTGACGCCGCCGTGAGCGCCGTCGTGGAAGGCGTGCGCGCCGCCGCGGAGAAGGCCGGCCTCGCCCGGATCCGGGCCGCCCGCCACCGGGTGGAACACGCCGAGATGCTCACCCCGGAGACCGTCGCCGCGTTCGCCGAACTGGGCCTGATCGCCTCCGTCCAGCCCGCCTTCGACGCGCTGTGGGGCGGCGCGGACGGCATGTACGCCCAGCGGCTGGGCGCGGAGCGGGCCCGCGGCCTGAACCCCTTCGCCGCGCTGCTGCGGGCCGGCGTGCCCCTGGCGTTCGGCTCCGACAGCCCCGTCACCCCCCTCGACCCGTGGGGCACGGTCCGGGCCGCCGCCTTCCACCGCACGCCCGAGCACCGCGTGTCGGTCCGTGCCGCCTTCACCGCGCACACCCGCGGCGGCTGGCGGGCCGTCGGCCGCGACGACGCGGGCGTCCTGGTGCCCGGCGCGCCCGCCGACTACGCCGTGTGGCGCACCGACGAACTGGTCGTCCAGGCCCCCGACGACCGGGTCGCCCGCTGGTCGACCGACCCGCGCTCCGGCACTCCCGGCCTGCCCGACCTCACGCCGGGCCGTGACCTGCCGGTCTGCCTGCGCACCGTGGTCGGCGGACGGACGGTGTTCGCACGGCCGGGCGAGTGA
- a CDS encoding polyprenol monophosphomannose synthase: MNDGDGTLAAKAQGRQFGPLGTALVIIPTYNEAENIKSIVGRVRKAVPEAHVLVADDNSPDGTGKLADELAATDDHVQVLHRKGKEGLGAAYLAGFRWGLEHGYGVLVEMDADGSHQPEELPRLLTALKGADLVLGSRWMPGGRVVNWPRSREFISRGGSLYSRLALDLPLRDITGGYRAFRRETLEGLGLGEVASQGYCFQVDLARRAVKAGYHVVEVPITFVERELGDSKMSRDILVEALWRVTAWGVGDRVGKLTGKDQQARDGADRPHPGIRSAD; the protein is encoded by the coding sequence GTGAACGACGGCGACGGGACCCTCGCGGCCAAGGCCCAGGGGAGGCAGTTCGGTCCGCTCGGCACGGCCTTGGTGATCATTCCGACCTACAACGAGGCGGAGAACATCAAGAGCATCGTCGGCCGGGTACGCAAGGCCGTCCCCGAGGCGCACGTCCTGGTGGCGGACGACAACAGCCCCGACGGCACGGGCAAGCTCGCCGACGAGCTGGCCGCCACCGACGACCACGTCCAGGTGCTGCACCGCAAGGGCAAGGAAGGCCTGGGCGCCGCCTACCTCGCGGGCTTCCGCTGGGGCCTGGAGCACGGCTACGGCGTGCTGGTCGAGATGGACGCCGACGGCTCCCACCAGCCCGAGGAACTGCCCCGGCTGCTCACCGCCCTCAAGGGCGCCGACCTGGTGCTGGGCTCCCGCTGGATGCCCGGCGGCCGGGTGGTGAACTGGCCCAGGTCCCGCGAGTTCATCTCCCGCGGCGGCAGCCTCTACTCCCGTCTCGCCCTCGACCTGCCGCTGCGCGACATCACCGGCGGCTACCGCGCCTTCCGCCGCGAGACCCTGGAGGGCCTGGGCCTGGGGGAGGTCGCCTCGCAGGGCTACTGCTTCCAGGTCGACCTGGCCCGCCGTGCGGTCAAGGCCGGTTACCACGTGGTCGAGGTCCCCATCACCTTCGTCGAGCGGGAACTGGGCGACTCCAAGATGAGCCGCGACATCCTGGTCGAGGCGCTGTGGCGGGTCACCGCCTGGGGCGTCGGCGACCGCGTCGGCAAGCTCACGGGCAAGGACCAGCAGGCCCGGGACGGAGCGGACCGGCCGCACCCCGGCATCCGCAGCGCCGACTGA
- the fxsA gene encoding FxsA family membrane protein produces MTTGAPTSTHADRPRRSRPRGYLPLGIAVWLVLEAWLLTVVADAAGGPAVLLLLAAGLVAGAVVIKRAGRRAFRNLSEALQRGGSPSGGGGNGLTMLGGLLLMIPGPVSDAAGLLLLLPPVQRAVGRRTERALGERLRRAAPGTLGDAFQRARVHRPGGKVVQGEVIREERDRPGDAPTGRRPPLAR; encoded by the coding sequence ATGACGACTGGCGCTCCGACCTCCACGCACGCCGACCGGCCCCGGCGCTCCCGGCCGCGCGGGTACCTGCCGCTGGGGATCGCCGTGTGGCTGGTGCTGGAGGCCTGGTTGCTGACCGTGGTCGCGGACGCGGCGGGCGGTCCGGCCGTGCTCCTGCTGCTGGCCGCGGGTCTCGTCGCCGGTGCCGTGGTCATCAAGCGGGCCGGCCGGCGCGCCTTCCGGAACCTGAGCGAGGCACTGCAGCGCGGCGGTTCCCCCTCCGGGGGCGGCGGCAACGGCCTGACGATGCTCGGCGGCCTGCTGCTGATGATCCCCGGCCCGGTCTCCGACGCGGCCGGCCTGCTCCTGCTGCTCCCGCCGGTCCAGAGGGCCGTCGGCCGCCGCACCGAGCGCGCCCTGGGCGAGCGGCTCCGCCGGGCCGCCCCCGGCACCCTGGGCGACGCCTTCCAGCGGGCCCGCGTCCACCGGCCCGGCGGCAAGGTGGTGCAGGGCGAGGTCATCCGTGAGGAGCGGGACCGGCCGGGGGACGCACCGACCGGACGGCGGCCGCCCCTGGCGCGCTGA
- a CDS encoding RNA polymerase-binding protein RbpA, with the protein MSERALRGTRLVVTSYETDRGIDLAPRQAVEYACEKGHRFEMPFSVEAEIPPEWECKVCGAQALLVDGDGPEEKKAKPARTHWDMLMERRTREELEEVLEERLAVLRSGAMNIAVHPRDSRKSA; encoded by the coding sequence ATGAGTGAGCGAGCTCTTCGCGGTACGCGCCTCGTGGTGACCAGCTACGAGACGGACCGCGGCATCGACCTGGCTCCGCGCCAGGCCGTGGAGTACGCATGCGAGAAGGGGCACCGTTTCGAGATGCCCTTCTCGGTCGAGGCGGAGATCCCGCCGGAGTGGGAGTGCAAGGTCTGCGGGGCCCAGGCACTCCTGGTGGACGGCGACGGCCCTGAGGAGAAGAAGGCCAAGCCCGCGCGTACCCATTGGGACATGCTGATGGAGCGGCGCACCCGTGAGGAACTCGAAGAGGTCCTCGAGGAGCGCCTGGCGGTTCTGCGCTCGGGGGCGATGAACATCGCCGTTCATCCCCGGGACAGCCGCAAGTCGGCCTAG
- a CDS encoding glycerophosphodiester phosphodiesterase, which translates to MRTTQPPRHPYLDHPAPIPFAHRGGAADGLENTAAQFRRAVELGYRYMETDVHATADGRLVAFHDATLDRVTDGAGRIADLPWAQVRHARVGGREPVPLFEELLEAFPGVRWNVDLKAEPALRPLLELVERTDAWDRVCVGSFSEARVLRAQRLAGPRLATSFGTRGVLGLRLRSWGLPAAVRRSAVAAQVPEARSGVPVVDHRFVRAAHARGLQVHVWTVNEPERMHRLLDLGVDGIMTDHIGALREVMEDRGVWV; encoded by the coding sequence GTGAGGACCACGCAGCCGCCGCGCCACCCGTACCTGGACCACCCGGCCCCGATCCCCTTCGCCCACCGGGGCGGAGCCGCCGACGGGCTGGAGAACACCGCGGCGCAGTTCCGGCGCGCGGTGGAGCTGGGCTACCGGTACATGGAGACCGACGTCCACGCGACGGCGGACGGCCGGCTCGTCGCCTTCCACGACGCGACCCTGGACCGGGTCACCGACGGGGCCGGACGCATCGCCGACCTGCCGTGGGCGCAGGTGCGGCACGCGCGCGTGGGCGGCCGCGAACCGGTGCCGCTCTTCGAGGAGCTGCTGGAGGCCTTCCCCGGCGTCCGCTGGAACGTGGACCTCAAGGCGGAGCCGGCCCTGCGGCCCCTGCTGGAGCTGGTCGAGCGCACGGACGCCTGGGACCGGGTGTGCGTGGGCTCCTTCTCCGAGGCGCGGGTGCTGCGCGCCCAGCGGCTGGCCGGGCCGCGCCTGGCGACGTCCTTCGGCACCCGCGGGGTGCTCGGCCTGCGGCTGCGCTCGTGGGGGCTGCCGGCGGCGGTGCGCCGGTCCGCCGTGGCGGCGCAGGTGCCCGAGGCCCGGTCGGGCGTCCCGGTGGTCGACCACCGCTTCGTCCGCGCCGCCCACGCGCGCGGGCTGCAGGTGCACGTGTGGACGGTCAACGAACCGGAGCGGATGCACCGGCTCCTGGACCTGGGCGTCGATGGCATCATGACCGATCACATCGGCGCGTTGCGCGAGGTCATGGAGGACCGCGGCGTCTGGGTCTGA
- a CDS encoding PLP-dependent aminotransferase family protein has translation MAHWTSAVGSAQLSRLLNSQQDRPAGPGTRRPPAYRALADGIRLLVLEGRVPVAARLPAERELALSLSVSRTTVAAAYEALRAEGFLESRRGAGSWTAVPAGNPLPARGLEPLPPEALGSMIDLGCAALPAPEPWLTRAVQGALEELPPYAHTHGDYPAGLPALRAMIAERYTARGIPTMPEQIMVTTGAMGAIDAICHLFAGRGERVAVESPSYANILQLMREAGARLVPVAMAEGLSGWDLDRWRQVLRDAAPRIAYVVADFHNPTGALADEDQRRRLVDAARSAGTVLVADETMSELWFDEDVAAAGMPRPVCGFDPAGSTVITVGSASKAFWAGMRIGWVRAAPDVIRSLVAARAYADLGTPVLEQLAVNWLFSTGGWAQAVGLRRSQARENRDDLVAAVRRELPDWEFEVPGGGLTLWVRAGGLSGSRLAEAGERVGVRVPSGPRFGVDGAFEGYLRLPFTVGGAVADEAAARLAAAARLVESGGTAGSAESPRTFVA, from the coding sequence ATGGCACATTGGACCTCGGCGGTGGGCTCCGCGCAGCTGTCCCGGCTGCTGAACTCCCAGCAGGACCGTCCGGCCGGCCCCGGCACGCGCCGCCCGCCCGCCTACCGCGCCCTCGCCGACGGCATCCGGCTGCTCGTCCTCGAAGGCCGCGTCCCCGTGGCCGCCCGGCTGCCCGCCGAACGCGAACTGGCCCTGTCGCTGTCCGTCAGCCGCACCACGGTCGCCGCCGCCTACGAGGCGCTGCGTGCCGAGGGCTTCCTGGAGTCCCGGCGGGGAGCCGGCAGCTGGACCGCCGTACCGGCGGGCAACCCGCTGCCCGCCCGCGGCCTGGAGCCGTTGCCCCCCGAGGCCCTCGGCTCGATGATCGACCTGGGCTGCGCCGCCCTGCCCGCGCCCGAGCCGTGGCTCACCCGCGCCGTGCAGGGTGCCCTGGAGGAATTGCCGCCGTACGCCCACACGCACGGCGACTACCCGGCCGGACTGCCCGCCCTGCGCGCGATGATCGCCGAGCGGTACACCGCGCGCGGGATCCCCACCATGCCCGAGCAGATCATGGTGACCACCGGCGCGATGGGCGCCATCGACGCGATCTGCCACCTCTTCGCCGGCCGCGGCGAGCGGGTCGCCGTCGAGTCGCCGTCCTACGCCAACATCCTCCAGCTGATGCGCGAGGCGGGCGCCCGCCTGGTCCCGGTGGCGATGGCCGAGGGGCTGTCCGGCTGGGACCTGGACCGCTGGCGCCAGGTGCTGCGCGATGCCGCGCCCCGCATCGCCTACGTCGTCGCCGACTTCCACAACCCGACCGGCGCGCTCGCGGACGAGGACCAGCGGCGCCGCCTGGTCGACGCGGCCCGCTCGGCCGGCACCGTCCTCGTCGCCGACGAGACGATGAGCGAGCTGTGGTTCGACGAGGACGTCGCGGCCGCGGGGATGCCGCGCCCGGTCTGCGGCTTCGACCCGGCCGGCTCGACGGTCATCACGGTCGGCTCGGCCAGCAAGGCGTTCTGGGCGGGCATGCGCATCGGCTGGGTGCGCGCGGCCCCGGACGTGATCCGCAGCCTGGTCGCCGCACGCGCCTACGCCGACCTCGGCACGCCCGTCCTGGAGCAGTTGGCGGTGAACTGGCTGTTCAGCACCGGGGGCTGGGCGCAGGCCGTCGGACTGCGGCGGAGCCAGGCCCGCGAGAACCGGGACGACCTGGTGGCCGCGGTGCGCCGCGAACTGCCCGACTGGGAGTTCGAGGTGCCCGGGGGCGGCCTGACGCTGTGGGTCCGCGCGGGCGGCCTGTCGGGCTCGCGCCTGGCCGAAGCGGGTGAGCGGGTCGGCGTCCGCGTCCCGTCGGGCCCGCGCTTCGGCGTCGACGGCGCCTTCGAGGGGTACCTCCGGCTGCCGTTCACGGTCGGGGGAGCGGTGGCGGACGAGGCGGCGGCGCGGCTGGCCGCGGCGGCGCGGCTGGTGGAGAGCGGGGGGACCGCAGGGTCCGCCGAGTCGCCGCGGACGTTCGTGGCGTAG